The genome window TACTAATGCTAGTTAACTCGTTTTTAATACTTGTTCAATTTACAGCTTGTTTTAGTTAATTTCTCAGTGAGCCTTTTCTATTTCTCGTGCACAAAATGGTTATGTATCGGTACATCTTGTAGGGCCGAATCCTTGTATTTGCAGTTGAAGATGGAAGTTTGCAATTAATTGTGGAGAAAGAAACCAAAGGAGCAGTTTATTCGTTGAATGCATTCAATGGGAAATTGTTGGCTGCTATCAACCAGAAGATTCAATTATACAAGTGGATGTCGCGCGAGGATGGTTCACATGAGCTGCAATCTGAGTGTGGCCACCATGGGCACATACTTGCCTTGTACACTCAAACACGTGGTGACTTCATTGTGGTTGGCGATCTGATGAAGTCAATTTCCTTGCTGGTGTATAAGGTGGGTGACGGGTTTTTTAACTGTTTGCTTGACTCACATTGCATTATCTGTAAAATTATTGTGTCCGTCTTTGTTGGGCTGATTGCTAATGTTTTCCCTGTTGAGCAGCATGAGGAAAGCGCGATCGAAGAGCGTGCTAGGGATTACAATGCAAACTGGATGACTGCAGTTGAGATGCTTGATGATGAAGTCTATGTTGGGGCGGAGAATGGCTATAACTTATTCACCGTGCGCAAGAACAGTGATGCTGCCACAGATGACGAAAGGGCCAAGCTTGAGGTCGTTGGGGAGTACCATCTCGGAGAGTTTGTGAACAGATTCCGCCATGGTTCACTCGTGATGCGCCTTCCAGACTCAGAGATAGGGAAGATTCCTACGGTCATCTTTGGCACAATAAACGGGGTCATTGGCATTATCGCCTCCCTCCCGCATGACCATTACACCTTCCTTGAGAAGTTCCAGTCCACTCTTGTCAAGTACATAAAGGGAGTTGGAAACATGAGCCATGAGCAATGGCGGTCGTTCCATAACGACAAGAAGACAGCGGAGGCACGGAACTTCCTTGATGGTGACCTGATCGAGTCGTTCCTTGACCTTAGCCGGAGCAAGATGGAGGTGGTGTCCAAGGCTATGGGCGTTTCGGTGGAGGATCTGTCCAAGATTGTGGAAGAGCTGACGAGGCTTCACTAGTACATGGATACGCAGAAGCTTTGCTTGTAACTTGATGCATGTACATCCTCTTTTTGCCATCTATTTTTGTGCTGTAGCAGTTCCATGAGCTGCCTCAGCAGTTGCCGCGGGCCGTGTTGGCCCGAAGCTGTAGCCTGCCCTGCTTTATTGGTTGACTCGGAATACTTTTTGGGTTGTGCCAGTTTGTTGAgattgttttttttcttttattctatgTTGAATGGAAAGATTAGCGGTGAATCCTGTCATGGTCCTATCTGAATATATTGGGGTACTAGGAGCCAGAGAGATGACCGAATGACTGTCTTGTAGGACCTGGTTCATTCCAGGCCCAATTCAATCGGGCAGGGTCAGCAACCCAGCCCTTTGTTTAAAAAATGTATCCGGTGTTCAAAGGATTGCTCAGATGCACATATTAATGCTGTATCCAGTGGGTATTGTAAAATAGGGATGTTGAATTGTAGATGATACTGTTTGACATTGTTGCAGAGTGGAGCCCTGAAATTGAGGATGAGATACGAGATGGCATAGGGGATCTGTTGATGGTCTAAATCTGGAACGATCTCTAACGTTCAAAGGGTTGCTCACGTGCGGGCCTACCAAAAGGACTCAGATGAGTCATCCTGCTGCTACATCTGCTGGGAAGCCTTCCGAACCAGCCTGCACCCAGAATGGAGCTCCCACCAATCCCTGAAGATGACCAACGCAAGCTCTACAAATGGATGCTGGAAGAGAGGCGGAGCCACGCAATGCTGCCGAGAAGAAGAAACTCGATGAGGAGAAGCGCCCTTCTCAAGGAGTTCATCCGAGCAGGATCCCTCCCAAGCTGTCATTTGGGTCTCTTGTGCCTGGTTGGGTTGTGTACAAGCACAGTACTGTGCTATACTGCTATCTTGAAAACCGATGTCTTCATGATTTAGCCTCCTCGAGTCCAAAGGTTCTGTGGATGCAAACCAGTATTGTGTGCATTGGTTCTAGAGATTCTTCAAGactgaaaaaaaagaaaaacttcTCTGCGTGAGATTCTTGTGTTCCATCCTTGATTTGCTCGGTTGACAATTTCATGTTATGTGGTTCTCGTGTGATGGGTGAGCCCATCGATTGCCATGTAACGTATTGTTGAGACTGCGACTGGGCCCGAGCCCTATTCATAATATTGTTTATTAACCACTTAATGCAAACCATGTGGTGTTCTGTTGTCTTCACAATTTGTGGCTGTATGTCTTTCGATAGCAACAGAAAGAACAAAACTTTTAACTCCTGTGGTCCCAGGAGACCGAGTGGCTACGGATAGCCAGCCACAGGTCCAGCTTGCCCAGACAACATCCACTAGCTAGCTGCAGCTGGTGTGGTGTATCTTTTTTCTTCTCTGTGCTCTAGAAGATTAGTATTGTAGGGCTTCTGTGCAGCACCCAAGCAGGAATTCAGAAAGAATGCCTGGAAGCATCCACATCTCAGGTAATTTTGTGTCATAACTATGTTTTTACTCGAGTATCTGAAAAAAAAACCTCTCGTATTGTTCGTTCTGTTGGAAGCAAGAGCTGATTGTGCTTCTTTACATTTGCTTTTTACTATGCAGCCACTCAACCACCAGTCATCACCCCTCTGTTTCTGCAAGGTTTGATCTACTTTCTTTCCTCGTTTTGCTTTCCACTTGCTGATCTTTCTTCTGTGTTATATGTAAATTACATTTTGGACGCAGTCACTGTGGGCAACAGAGAATACAGTGGAAACATAGAACAAGATGCTTTATCTTTGTAAGtttatttttcttcttcttccataTATTACCTTAATTGAAATTTAACCAGTGCATCATTCATTGTCATCACATAAACCAAATATATGTGTGGTGGTGTGCAGCCCCGTTACATCACTTCGGGAGAGTATGGTAATAATGCTGTACAGTGCAGACGGGGCATTGATATCAAAATCAGGTTCCTCTTTAGCTGGCTATTCACCGTTCCTTTTTGTACTTACCAGGATCTATTAACTGATGATGTGTTTTGAAAAAAAATAATTACCACAGAGCTGAAGACAAAAGAGATTGTGGAGTCAGGAACTATGGACACAGTATTTGCTCTTGATAGCGGGGGAGAAATAGTTCTTCAGATTCAGTTCTTGCTCAACGATGATGACCGCAAGCGAATCCAAGAAATGGTAAGATGGCTCCTTCTCGGAcgccttttttaaaaaaaaaaaaaactgtaGGGGCAAATTTCTCGATAGTCTCAATAATTTAAAGTGACGTATATAACCTGCGTTGTACTATTTATTTAGAGAAATTCTGCGATGAAGATGAAGCAGCAAGGGCTGCTTGGGGATGGCAATGAACTCAATTTTTCAGGTAAACTAGTGACGTTTGCTTAATTCATAGTGTGTCTTACGTTTGCTCAACTGGTTGGGTGCAGCTTCAAGTCCTTTTTCTACTCGAACTTGGGTGTCTGTTTTCTTTGTTAATAATGGAAGAGCGCAGAGTTCATTCATCAATGTTAGTTCTTATCGGCGACTTGTTAGACAGCGCATTGTCTAAACGGCTGACGGAGAAGATTTCCAACATCCGAAGCAAAGCAGCTGAACGATCTGAGCTTCAGAAGAGCATGTCACTGGATGATTTGCAAGAGCGGGCCGTGTTCCCTGGAATCGATGCGGATCCACGGGTGAAGGCCTCAAGGGACTCGTTGCTGCAAGGGGGTGTAAGGTTGGAAGATCCCGGTGGCTCCAAGCAGCGGCTGAGCCAGGCCGAAGTCGAAGCCTTGGCATCGCCGGTGGAAGGGGAGAGGCGGCGCCTAGGCCTGGACGTAGCATCCGGCGGCGGGCGAGGGGTCGTGGGAGAGGCGGAGCAGGAAGTCAGCGACGGGGCAGGGGCAGTGGATGCGATCAGCACGTGGCCGCCGGACAGGCCGGGCCCTGGCTCCAAGAAAGGGGACAGCATACCAGAGAGCAGCAAATCAAGTAGTGCAGTGAAGACGATGATAAGTAGCTTTGAAGGCACCACCACCCCACAGGTTGGTTGGTTTGTTTGTGTGTTTTCATCCAAACATTTTCAAACAAAGAaatcagttttatttgtcaggaacATGTCGTCATCTAGTAGCAGTGATATCCAAATATGATTGATTGGTGGATGTGAAATGCGTATCTATGGTAACTCTGTCATCGCTGGACCAACCTGCAGGGTATCGTTTCAGAAACCGACTCAGGCAGCCGCAGCACGCAGGCAGGCAAAACAGCCATCATCCCTGTTGATGATCACCACAAAGCTTCAAATCACAGGTCTCAGCATATACTAGTAGAAACGATCGCACCTGCACAACTACAAACTATTAGGACGCCAAAAGCAGCCGAAAGCAGAAGCCGACGCAGAGCAAGCAAGCAGCACAACGAGCTGCATCCAAGAACTAGGAGGAGGTCACAGGCAAAGCAGATGCAGATGCAGATGCAGCCAAGGGACTACGTGGAGCGTCCCTTGAACTATCTGGTTGCGACGTCGAGCACCTGGATACACCCGCACATCTGCGTCACGGGCGCGACCAAGCAACTGAAAGACCTCCTTGAGCTTGAGCACCTCAACTTCCAACGCACCGCTACTAAGGGACAGCAAGGTACCCGAGAGGTAACTGTCATGCCATGCTATAGTGTCATTGCTGCTGAGATGAGATGGTTTGATCCTAACAAAACTCATTCTGGTCGGGCTCGCAGAGAAAAAGCGACGAATccattgccgccgccgctgctcggGCTCGCAGCGGTGGTTTCCTGATGATAAACGGGTGGCTGATAGTTCAGGCGAGTCTTGTTTCTGATGATAGACAGAGCCTGCTGTTGGTTTTGCTCATTGCGGATGTTATTGTCTGATGTGCGCAGGGGGTGCGTGCTGCAGTTGTGCTCACGGTTTGCTGCGGGGCCATGttcttcagcagcagcagcagatgaAGAAATCTAGCAGTGCCTACCCCTAATTTTTGCATACACAAGCCACAGCCACAATGTAATTGTCAAGTTTTACTGATGGATCTGGCTAGCACTGTAACTTACTTCACCGACCGACATATTATGGGTCCCACATGCAGAATACGACGACCTCTCCTGCTCCTCCGAATCCTGAAACCAACCAGATCACACGAACCAAACCACCGCCTCCTCCCCCGACCG of Zea mays cultivar B73 chromosome 8, Zm-B73-REFERENCE-NAM-5.0, whole genome shotgun sequence contains these proteins:
- the LOC100275805 gene encoding uncharacterized protein LOC100275805 — encoded protein: MPGSIHISATQPPVITPLFLQVTVGNREYSGNIEQDALSFPVTSLRESMVIMLYSADGALISKSELKTKEIVESGTMDTVFALDSGGEIVLQIQFLLNDDDRKRIQEMRNSAMKMKQQGLLGDGNELNFSDSALSKRLTEKISNIRSKAAERSELQKSMSLDDLQERAVFPGIDADPRVKASRDSLLQGGVRLEDPGGSKQRLSQAEVEALASPVEGERRRLGLDVASGGGRGVVGEAEQEVSDGAGAVDAISTWPPDRPGPGSKKGDSIPESSKSSSAVKTMISSFEGTTTPQGIVSETDSGSRSTQAGKTAIIPVDDHHKASNHRSQHILVETIAPAQLQTIRTPKAAESRSRRRASKQHNELHPRTRRRSQAKQMQMQMQPRDYVERPLNYLVATSSTWIHPHICVTGATKQLKDLLELEHLNFQRTATKGQQGTRERKSDESIAAAAARARSGGFLMINGWLIVQGVRAAVVLTVCCGAMFFSSSSR